In Pleurocapsa sp. PCC 7319, the following are encoded in one genomic region:
- a CDS encoding alpha/beta fold hydrolase, translated as MFPSCIPPEASNLTESTSIALAQKIKLEFISTTLTEDGIATTYVNQGNGGTPIFLIHGFDSSLLEFRRLLPLLAEKQSTWAVDLLGFGFTQRNLDIPLNPENIKTHLYYFWKTLIKQPVILTGASMGGATAIDFALTYPEAVEKLVLIDSAGLAKPPAIGKFMFPPLDYFATEFLRNPKVRQNISRSAYFDKSFASIDAQDCAAMHLKCPNWDKSLIAFTKSGGYGSFAKQISTLQQPTLILWGKQDKILGTKDAAKFAQGIPDNKLVWIENCGHVPHLEKSQATANEIINFVS; from the coding sequence ATGTTTCCCAGTTGTATCCCTCCTGAAGCTAGCAATTTAACCGAATCAACCTCGATCGCTCTCGCACAAAAGATTAAACTCGAATTTATCTCAACAACATTAACTGAGGATGGTATTGCAACTACCTATGTAAATCAAGGAAACGGTGGCACACCAATATTTTTAATTCACGGTTTTGACAGTTCTTTACTAGAGTTTCGTCGTTTATTGCCTTTACTCGCAGAAAAACAATCCACTTGGGCAGTAGATTTACTAGGATTTGGTTTTACTCAAAGAAATTTAGACATTCCTCTCAATCCCGAAAATATCAAAACTCACCTTTATTATTTTTGGAAAACCTTAATTAAGCAGCCTGTAATCTTAACTGGTGCATCTATGGGAGGTGCTACAGCAATTGATTTTGCATTAACTTATCCTGAGGCTGTAGAGAAACTCGTCTTAATTGATAGCGCTGGTTTAGCTAAACCACCGGCTATTGGCAAGTTTATGTTTCCACCGTTAGATTATTTCGCTACAGAATTTTTACGTAATCCTAAAGTTCGTCAAAATATTAGCCGTTCAGCCTATTTCGATAAAAGTTTTGCCAGTATAGATGCTCAAGATTGTGCTGCTATGCACTTGAAGTGCCCCAATTGGGATAAATCTTTAATTGCTTTTACCAAAAGTGGTGGATATGGTTCTTTTGCTAAGCAAATTTCAACTTTGCAACAGCCAACTTTAATATTGTGGGGTAAACAAGATAAAATCCTGGGGACTAAAGACGCAGCTAAATTTGCTCAGGGGATTCCCGATAATAAATTAGTATGGATTGAAAACTGCGGTCATGTACCTCATTTAGAAAAATCTCAGGCTACCGCTAATGAGATTATTAATTTTGTGAGCTAA
- a CDS encoding NAD(P)/FAD-dependent oxidoreductase has protein sequence MNTRKRVAIIGAGLSGLTTIKELVEEGHEVICFEKNDDTGGVFSDTGCYDSVELTASNYFMAFSDFMPYDERVRFWTRKEYKDYLDKYAVHFDIKKYIQFNCLVKDIKKLDKGFDLTIEKEDKSFHIKHFDNLAICSGQFQKANIPNIKGIDTFPGKVLHSSKYKNPQLGAEMFRDKKVLCLGMGESAADVVTEISEIAKSTVLSLRRSTVLSLRRYHVFIKKYVGKNIKFASDVVQTRWWHSLSAQMKAFSVRRTWSNTLKNPNIPKDAPIKLLSEHIVKAKDEPGSIVTKNERIFEAVAKGMEIDIGGIEEISESTVLFKSGRKEQIDSILLCTGFKFDLPFLDSKYQIENIRDCYLQMFHPHLKDELALIGFIRPHQGGIPLMAELQARYYALVLSGKRILPDDLEELAQKDKKKWENEYYETPHVFGLVNGARYNEKIADLIGCRLPMPSPVFSFNEFYVYWFHHIWPCQFRIVGPGKRESAKSKWILAPSIHQHKTIVKKVSFTTYKFLIFCLIWITSKFIKDEKRKLRPIFSKS, from the coding sequence ATGAATACGAGAAAACGAGTTGCTATTATCGGAGCTGGTCTTTCTGGACTCACAACAATCAAAGAACTTGTGGAAGAAGGACACGAAGTAATTTGCTTTGAAAAAAATGATGATACTGGTGGAGTATTTTCTGATACAGGTTGCTATGACTCTGTAGAACTGACGGCATCTAACTACTTCATGGCGTTTTCAGACTTTATGCCATATGACGAAAGGGTAAGGTTTTGGACGAGAAAGGAGTATAAAGATTATTTAGATAAATATGCTGTCCATTTTGACATTAAGAAATATATTCAATTTAATTGTTTAGTGAAAGATATAAAAAAATTAGATAAAGGATTTGATCTTACCATTGAAAAAGAGGATAAATCATTCCATATCAAACATTTTGATAACTTAGCTATTTGTTCGGGACAATTTCAAAAGGCAAACATACCAAATATTAAAGGTATTGATACATTTCCAGGAAAAGTACTTCACTCTAGTAAATATAAGAATCCTCAACTTGGCGCGGAAATGTTCCGTGATAAAAAAGTTTTATGCTTGGGAATGGGAGAATCAGCCGCAGATGTTGTTACTGAAATATCAGAAATAGCAAAATCTACTGTTTTATCACTGAGAAGATCTACTGTTTTATCACTGAGAAGATATCATGTGTTTATCAAAAAATATGTCGGAAAAAATATAAAATTTGCCTCAGATGTTGTTCAAACTAGATGGTGGCACAGTCTATCGGCACAAATGAAAGCATTTTCTGTAAGAAGGACATGGTCTAATACTTTAAAAAATCCTAATATTCCAAAAGACGCGCCAATCAAACTGTTATCAGAACACATTGTCAAAGCTAAAGATGAACCTGGATCTATAGTCACAAAAAATGAACGCATTTTTGAAGCAGTAGCAAAGGGAATGGAAATAGATATTGGTGGTATTGAAGAAATTTCTGAGTCTACTGTTTTATTCAAATCTGGACGGAAAGAACAAATTGATTCTATATTACTCTGTACGGGATTTAAATTCGATCTCCCTTTTTTAGATTCAAAATATCAGATTGAAAATATTAGAGATTGTTACCTACAAATGTTTCATCCTCATTTAAAGGATGAGTTAGCCTTAATAGGCTTTATTCGACCTCATCAGGGAGGAATTCCCTTGATGGCTGAACTTCAAGCTCGATATTATGCCTTAGTTTTATCTGGTAAAAGAATCCTACCAGATGATCTGGAAGAATTGGCTCAAAAGGATAAGAAAAAATGGGAAAATGAGTATTATGAAACGCCTCATGTTTTTGGATTAGTGAATGGAGCTCGCTATAATGAGAAGATAGCAGATCTAATAGGATGTAGACTTCCTATGCCATCTCCTGTTTTTTCTTTCAATGAATTTTATGTATATTGGTTTCATCATATTTGGCCTTGTCAGTTCCGGATTGTAGGACCAGGAAAAAGAGAATCTGCTAAGTCCAAGTGGATTCTAGCACCCAGTATTCATCAACATAAAACAATAGTGAAAAAAGTTTCATTCACTACATACAAATTTCTAATTTTCTGCTTAATTTGGATTACAAGTAAGTTTATTAAAGATGAAAAAAGGAAATTGAGACCTATTTTTAGTAAAAGTTGA
- a CDS encoding DUF4330 domain-containing protein: MKIIDSKGRLFGKVSILDLAAACVILFVVVGIFFFPGTPLTNNIVAQTKLKPIEVKVLVRGLSVANFDNLVQEFEQEKKADIVIRNQPAGKVEIVSTELLPRTTPVPQPDGTVKALPDPRPEVAMIKDIVMTVGSRAEVTNSGFVLGGSKKVKIGSSIQLQGNVYDFSGTVIAIDTKKS; the protein is encoded by the coding sequence ATGAAAATTATTGATTCCAAGGGAAGGTTATTTGGCAAGGTTAGCATTCTCGACTTAGCTGCTGCTTGCGTAATCCTGTTCGTCGTTGTCGGTATTTTCTTTTTCCCTGGTACGCCCTTAACTAACAACATTGTTGCTCAGACTAAACTTAAGCCCATTGAAGTGAAGGTATTAGTTAGAGGATTAAGCGTGGCTAATTTTGATAATTTGGTTCAAGAATTTGAGCAAGAAAAAAAAGCTGATATTGTCATCCGCAATCAACCTGCAGGAAAAGTAGAAATAGTCTCTACTGAGCTTTTACCTCGAACAACTCCAGTACCTCAACCAGATGGAACAGTTAAGGCTTTGCCAGATCCTCGTCCTGAAGTGGCCATGATTAAAGATATTGTGATGACTGTAGGTAGTAGAGCCGAAGTTACTAATAGTGGTTTTGTTTTAGGAGGTAGCAAAAAGGTAAAAATTGGCTCATCAATCCAACTGCAAGGTAATGTTTATGACTTTAGCGGTACTGTAATTGCCATAGACACCAAAAAATCTTGA
- a CDS encoding thioesterase family protein, whose product MAFNYSRRVYLGDTDAAGVVYFARGMEICHEAYEESLAVAGIGLQQMLIEGTIALPIVHAEIDFRRPMFCGDLLRVSLVVNRVKDSEFAIAYQIFNATNLDKVLVKAQTNHVCINPQDRARVNLPLAIVNWLAQTK is encoded by the coding sequence ATGGCATTTAATTATTCACGCAGAGTTTATTTAGGGGATACAGATGCAGCAGGAGTAGTTTATTTTGCTAGAGGAATGGAGATTTGTCACGAAGCTTACGAAGAGTCCTTGGCAGTGGCAGGAATTGGTTTACAACAGATGTTAATCGAGGGGACAATAGCCCTTCCGATTGTCCATGCCGAAATAGATTTTCGCCGTCCCATGTTTTGTGGCGATCTGCTACGAGTCAGCCTAGTAGTCAATCGAGTTAAGGATAGTGAATTTGCGATCGCCTATCAAATATTTAACGCTACTAATTTAGACAAAGTGCTAGTTAAAGCCCAAACCAATCATGTCTGTATTAATCCTCAGGATAGGGCAAGAGTAAATCTACCATTGGCAATAGTTAATTGGTTGGCACAAACAAAGTAA
- a CDS encoding filamentous hemagglutinin N-terminal domain-containing protein — protein sequence MKQALLLLISLNCYLLGIIIALNPATAQVVPDGTTNTTVDAEGNNITINDGDRAGNNLFHSFQDFSVPDGGSALFNNEQAIENIFSRVTGGNISNIDGILGANGSANLFLVNPAGIIFGENASLSVGGSFYGTSADSILFEDGEFSATDLNNSPLLTINAPIGLSFRDNPGDIINRSTSNNDRALTVNAGESISLIGGNVTLNGGQILAPGARVNLGGLTATGTIELDNNGGFSFPENVARGNVSITNSSRIFVASDGGGSVKIDARNFELASDSFIAGGIANDVGTPNAQAGDIIINATEDVVIDATESNGSTTINNSNFGVGNAGNVDINARNISFVDGGAITSFSNGLGNSGNITLTATEDINFDGIFQNQTSGIVNSLLILQDNDSGVAEQTGIPGTTNIIARNLTLTNGAQISSINSGVGDSGNINIDVIDSININGEGELLRDDGTSRLINSEITTSVFGSGTGNTGDVNISTNNLSLTNGGAVSSDSFGRGNAGDINIAAQTINIDGLGRFQEIVDDSGQVSRLASQSSISSETLSTLGSTIIDDGIVAEGNGGTITINTDSLSITNGGDISTNIGGIGNAGDIEITAKTIDLDGQGFFEIVDNSGQISPLGVVSSISSEVVSDPNSSIISQGNGGNITINTNSLSLTNGASVDAGISGMGNGGNIVINAQENTLIQGTGTSTLNGETINLSSGISALLGVGAVGNGGNVEINTVRLSVIDDASISVTTLGEGNAGNLIIEAPDSIELLNDSSILANVAENATGNSGEVDINTGNLSISDNSQIQTASIGTGEAGNLRIDANSINLDNMAGIDASTPIGNGGNITLNVTEDITLSNNSLISAEASNEANGGNVNIDTNFIVAFPNQDSDIIATAEQGDGGNISISAQALFGIEEREALADNVTNDIDASSEFGLTGTVSINTPDLNPIQGATELSSNFIQSEQTVAQACAADQSKAEGSELLVTGKGGVPSAPDLPFDSEGIVLGGELFNPYLQHKTTDHEVRSSSGSALNREEIVLGEELFNPQLQNATDNQARTSVIKSIPTAKGNIIPARGIKLTKNGDVILTAYQTQNKPRTPIDAGNCVSQAN from the coding sequence GTGAAACAGGCTCTTTTATTATTGATTTCCCTAAATTGTTATCTTTTGGGAATCATAATCGCCTTAAATCCTGCTACAGCACAAGTTGTTCCAGATGGTACAACTAACACTACAGTTGATGCTGAAGGGAATAATATTACGATTAATGATGGCGATCGCGCGGGGAATAATTTGTTTCACAGTTTCCAAGATTTTTCAGTTCCCGATGGTGGTTCAGCCTTATTCAATAATGAGCAGGCGATCGAGAATATTTTTTCGCGAGTAACAGGAGGAAATATTTCTAACATCGATGGTATTTTAGGTGCTAATGGAAGTGCAAATTTGTTTCTCGTCAACCCCGCAGGAATTATTTTTGGCGAAAACGCCAGTTTAAGTGTTGGCGGTTCCTTTTATGGCACTAGTGCTGACAGTATTTTGTTTGAGGATGGAGAGTTTAGCGCAACAGATTTAAATAATTCACCTTTGCTAACTATAAATGCGCCTATAGGTTTAAGTTTTCGGGATAATCCAGGAGACATTATCAATCGTTCTACCTCCAATAATGATCGAGCTTTAACAGTTAACGCAGGCGAAAGCATTTCTCTAATTGGTGGCAATGTTACCTTGAATGGTGGACAAATTTTGGCACCAGGGGCAAGAGTTAATTTGGGCGGACTCACTGCCACAGGAACTATAGAACTAGACAATAATGGTGGCTTCAGTTTCCCTGAAAATGTTGCCAGAGGAAATGTGTCCATAACTAATTCTTCCAGAATTTTTGTTGCTTCAGATGGAGGTGGTTCAGTAAAGATTGATGCCAGAAACTTTGAACTTGCTTCTGATAGCTTTATTGCAGGTGGTATTGCTAATGATGTGGGAACTCCAAATGCTCAAGCTGGAGATATTATTATAAATGCAACTGAAGATGTTGTCATAGATGCAACTGAGAGTAACGGTTCAACTACTATCAACAATAGTAATTTCGGTGTTGGCAATGCAGGCAATGTAGATATAAATGCCCGTAATATATCATTTGTTGATGGTGGCGCAATTACTAGTTTTAGCAATGGATTAGGTAATTCAGGAAATATAACTTTGACAGCCACTGAAGATATTAATTTTGATGGTATTTTTCAAAATCAGACAAGTGGTATTGTAAATAGTCTACTAATCCTTCAAGACAATGATAGCGGGGTTGCAGAGCAAACAGGAATTCCTGGTACAACTAATATAATTGCCAGAAATTTGACTTTGACCAATGGCGCACAAATTTCCAGTATCAATAGTGGGGTTGGTGATAGTGGAAATATCAATATTGATGTTATTGATAGTATCAATATCAATGGGGAAGGTGAATTATTAAGAGATGATGGAACATCAAGATTAATTAATAGTGAAATTACTACTAGCGTATTTGGTTCAGGCACCGGGAATACTGGTGATGTTAATATTTCTACCAATAATCTTTCTCTGACTAATGGCGGTGCGGTCAGCTCTGATAGCTTTGGCAGAGGCAATGCTGGGGATATTAATATTGCTGCTCAGACAATTAACATTGATGGTCTAGGAAGATTTCAAGAAATCGTTGATGATAGTGGACAAGTTTCTCGATTAGCTAGTCAAAGTAGTATTTCCAGTGAGACTCTTAGCACTCTTGGCTCAACCATAATTGATGATGGAATAGTTGCTGAGGGTAATGGTGGAACTATTACGATTAATACTGATTCATTATCAATTACTAATGGCGGTGATATCAGTACCAATATTGGGGGAATAGGAAACGCGGGAGATATTGAGATTACTGCTAAGACAATTGATCTTGATGGTCAAGGATTTTTCGAGATTGTTGATAATAGTGGACAAATTTCTCCATTAGGGGTTGTTAGTAGTATTTCTAGCGAAGTTGTCAGCGATCCTAATAGTTCAATAATTTCCCAAGGTAATGGAGGAAATATTACGATTAATACTAATTCTTTATCGCTGACTAATGGAGCTTCAGTTGATGCTGGAATTAGTGGTATGGGCAACGGTGGCAATATTGTCATCAACGCCCAAGAAAATACTTTAATTCAAGGCACAGGTACAAGTACCCTTAATGGAGAAACTATCAATCTATCCAGTGGGATTTCTGCTCTTCTCGGTGTTGGTGCTGTTGGCAATGGTGGCAATGTGGAAATTAACACAGTCAGATTATCTGTTATCGATGATGCTAGTATTTCTGTTACTACTCTTGGTGAAGGTAATGCAGGTAATTTAATAATTGAAGCCCCAGATTCCATTGAATTATTAAATGACAGCTCTATACTTGCTAATGTTGCTGAGAATGCTACTGGCAATAGTGGCGAAGTGGATATCAATACAGGAAACTTGAGTATTAGCGATAATTCACAAATCCAAACGGCAAGTATCGGCACAGGAGAAGCGGGAAACTTAAGAATTGATGCGAATTCAATCAATCTAGACAACATGGCAGGGATTGATGCATCTACTCCTATTGGTAATGGTGGGAATATTACTTTAAATGTTACTGAAGATATTACTTTAAGTAATAATAGTCTAATTTCCGCAGAGGCTTCCAATGAAGCTAATGGTGGTAATGTCAATATTGATACTAATTTTATAGTTGCGTTTCCTAATCAAGATAGTGATATCATTGCCACTGCCGAACAAGGTGATGGAGGTAATATTAGTATTAGTGCTCAGGCATTATTTGGTATTGAAGAAAGAGAAGCATTAGCAGATAACGTTACTAATGATATTGATGCTAGTTCTGAGTTTGGTTTAACGGGTACAGTATCGATTAATACTCCCGATCTGAATCCGATTCAGGGGGCAACGGAATTATCAAGTAACTTCATTCAGTCAGAGCAAACTGTTGCCCAAGCTTGTGCTGCTGACCAAAGTAAAGCAGAAGGCAGCGAATTATTAGTCACAGGGAAAGGTGGTGTTCCATCTGCGCCTGATTTGCCATTTGATTCTGAAGGGATAGTTTTGGGTGGAGAATTATTTAATCCTTATTTACAGCATAAAACTACTGATCATGAAGTTAGATCATCATCAGGATCGGCATTAAATCGTGAGGAGATAGTATTGGGCGAGGAATTGTTTAATCCTCAGTTACAGAATGCAACTGATAACCAAGCTAGAACATCAGTAATAAAATCAATTCCCACTGCTAAGGGAAATATAATTCCGGCACGGGGCATTAAATTGACCAAAAATGGAGATGTTATTTTAACCGCTTATCAAACTCAGAATAAACCTCGCACTCCGATTGATGCTGGTAATTGCGTCAGTCAAGCTAATTAA
- the trmB gene encoding tRNA (guanosine(46)-N7)-methyltransferase TrmB, producing MPIRIRQHVNPLSRKFQQPIEVPIWQEIYAKSDRSMHLDIGCARGRFLLEMAQLIPETNFLGIEIRRPLVMEANRLKDELGLTNLHYLFGNINSSASVLFQSLPANTLETISIQFPDPWFKKRHHKRRVVQPELVDILVNYLVEGGKVFLQSDIEQVAREMRDRFSANPLLTQLHSDTWLADNPLPVPTERELYVLGDNLPVYRVLLQKS from the coding sequence ATGCCCATTCGTATTCGCCAACATGTCAATCCCCTGAGTCGTAAGTTTCAGCAACCAATAGAAGTACCTATCTGGCAGGAAATTTATGCTAAAAGCGATCGCTCTATGCATCTCGATATTGGTTGTGCACGAGGTAGGTTTTTGCTAGAAATGGCACAACTTATTCCAGAAACTAATTTTCTAGGTATCGAGATTCGTCGTCCACTGGTGATGGAAGCCAATCGGCTCAAAGATGAATTAGGTCTGACTAATCTGCATTACCTGTTTGGTAACATCAATAGTTCAGCATCGGTGCTATTCCAGTCTTTACCAGCTAATACCTTAGAAACAATCTCCATTCAGTTTCCCGATCCTTGGTTCAAAAAAAGACATCATAAACGGCGGGTAGTCCAACCAGAGTTAGTTGACATCTTGGTTAATTATCTAGTCGAAGGAGGCAAAGTATTTTTACAATCGGATATCGAGCAAGTGGCACGGGAAATGCGAGATCGCTTTTCTGCTAATCCTTTACTAACTCAACTACATTCAGATACCTGGTTAGCTGATAATCCACTTCCAGTACCTACCGAAAGAGAGCTATATGTCCTGGGAGATAATTTACCTGTTTATCGAGTTTTGTTACAAAAGTCATAA
- a CDS encoding trans-aconitate 2-methyltransferase, whose translation MKSNLIEAWLQDGLVIASRYQEKISQGGINSAKSLGERTGEKDWRFHSRMFEDVSLNGDVSILDIGCGKAELIPFLKNNYSKIKIDRYLGIDLVDEFLHLTRVNYPEHEFQQINFISEHFQVKQKFTLVVAQGVLVSRVSHHLEYVEYFIRKMVRCCSAHVLFNVISEIDFSSQNYLHHEQVGHSTSFSKIALKSILDKIENTSYRILESQIFPDATDIFVHILIE comes from the coding sequence ATGAAATCTAATTTGATTGAGGCGTGGTTACAAGATGGATTAGTAATCGCTTCGAGATATCAGGAAAAAATCTCACAGGGGGGAATAAATTCTGCTAAAAGTCTCGGTGAACGAACTGGTGAAAAGGACTGGAGATTTCATTCTCGAATGTTTGAAGATGTCTCTCTAAACGGAGACGTTTCAATTCTAGACATTGGCTGTGGCAAAGCAGAGCTAATACCTTTTCTAAAAAACAACTATTCTAAAATCAAAATAGATCGCTATCTAGGAATCGATTTGGTTGACGAGTTTCTGCATTTGACAAGGGTTAATTATCCAGAACATGAATTTCAACAGATAAATTTTATTTCCGAGCATTTTCAGGTCAAACAAAAGTTCACGCTAGTTGTCGCTCAAGGAGTTTTGGTATCGCGAGTAAGTCATCATCTAGAATATGTGGAATATTTTATTAGAAAGATGGTTCGATGCTGTTCGGCTCACGTACTATTTAATGTGATTAGTGAAATCGATTTTTCATCACAGAACTATTTACACCATGAGCAGGTAGGCCACTCAACTTCTTTCTCCAAGATTGCCCTCAAATCAATTCTAGATAAAATTGAAAATACGAGCTATCGCATTCTGGAGTCACAAATTTTTCCCGATGCAACAGATATATTTGTTCATATCTTGATTGAATAA
- a CDS encoding zinc ribbon domain-containing protein: MQRRGLSVTILSDSFSSDNASSSKSKTIYQIDKLPLDVRFWDCPNCGEKHIDRDINAAKNIRDEALRLLALGRKATAHGGTVRLRSGREKSTTEQVLRK; encoded by the coding sequence ATACAACGTAGAGGGTTGTCTGTTACAATCTTATCAGATTCGTTTTCTTCTGATAATGCTTCAAGCAGTAAAAGTAAGACTATATACCAGATAGATAAACTTCCTCTCGATGTTAGATTCTGGGATTGTCCAAACTGTGGTGAAAAGCACATAGACAGGGACATCAACGCAGCCAAAAACATTAGAGATGAAGCACTACGTTTATTAGCCTTGGGGCGCAAGGCTACTGCTCATGGAGGAACTGTCAGACTAAGGAGTGGACGTGAAAAATCCACGACTGAGCAAGTTCTAAGGAAGTGA
- a CDS encoding TerB family tellurite resistance protein: MSQSTNNNNQDLFKILVAVAWIDGEVQPEERKFLEKIAAQKNLESTVEIQDLLNSHQATSTAEVYELLKEYLGSNPSSDDYHDLLSAVSSLIYSDNDIATEEASLLTEMQNLDPTNSENASVFDKLISKIQQLYQAGLSSV; encoded by the coding sequence ATGTCTCAATCAACTAATAATAACAATCAAGATTTATTCAAAATTCTGGTGGCAGTTGCTTGGATTGATGGAGAAGTCCAACCAGAAGAAAGAAAATTTTTAGAAAAAATAGCAGCGCAGAAAAATTTAGAGTCTACAGTAGAAATACAAGATTTATTGAATAGTCATCAAGCTACCTCGACCGCCGAGGTTTATGAGTTACTCAAAGAATATCTGGGCTCTAATCCTAGTTCAGATGATTACCATGATTTGCTATCAGCTGTTAGCTCCTTAATTTATAGTGATAATGATATTGCTACAGAAGAAGCTTCACTCCTGACAGAAATGCAGAATCTCGATCCTACAAACTCAGAGAATGCTTCTGTTTTTGATAAATTAATTTCTAAAATTCAACAACTATATCAAGCGGGATTATCATCAGTTTGA
- a CDS encoding TetR/AcrR family transcriptional regulator, with protein MSTTKRKEAKTYVKSGRGRPRSPETREKILKATYEILNEVGFMDLTIEGVAAKAGVGKPTIYRRWKTKAALAMDAFLEFVTPEIAFPDSGKAKEDFRKQMQKIVKLMNSPKGEVLASVIGCGQSNNELIAAFRDNWLIPRREDAKRIFQGGVERGELRKDINADVAIDALYSPLFYRLLLKHQPLTNEFVDELIDAVIGGLED; from the coding sequence ATGTCAACTACTAAAAGAAAAGAAGCGAAAACCTACGTCAAATCTGGAAGAGGTAGGCCGCGATCGCCTGAAACCCGCGAGAAAATTCTTAAAGCAACTTATGAAATACTTAATGAAGTAGGATTTATGGACTTGACTATTGAAGGAGTCGCCGCGAAAGCAGGGGTAGGCAAACCAACTATTTATCGGCGTTGGAAAACAAAAGCAGCATTAGCAATGGATGCTTTTTTAGAATTCGTAACCCCGGAGATTGCATTTCCTGACAGTGGTAAAGCTAAAGAAGATTTTAGAAAGCAAATGCAGAAAATTGTTAAGCTGATGAATAGTCCTAAAGGTGAAGTATTAGCTAGTGTCATTGGTTGCGGACAATCTAATAACGAACTGATAGCTGCGTTTCGAGATAATTGGTTAATTCCCAGAAGAGAAGATGCCAAACGAATATTTCAAGGCGGGGTAGAGAGAGGAGAGCTGAGAAAAGATATCAATGCCGACGTGGCGATCGATGCTTTGTATAGTCCGCTATTTTATCGTTTATTGCTCAAGCATCAACCATTAACCAACGAATTCGTAGACGAGTTAATTGATGCTGTCATCGGAGGATTAGAAGATTAA